The region AAGGTGATCCGAGGGGAAGGAAATAAAAAATTCACGCAGATAGTTCCAAATTGTAGTGGGGAGGTCAATTCTGCTATTAATAGCTTCTTAGCTCACCTAACTTCAAAATCTCATACTAGATGGGGGAGCTATTTACCAGCATGCCCCATTCAGAGGGCTGATGCTCCCCCAGCAGGAGAAGCCTCTAGAATCGTAGCAGGGACTCCTATCCTCTTAAATTCATCCCTCAGCACTCTGGAGACTCTAGGGCAATCCTCGCATAGTATGAGGATACTCGGGCCTGCTCCACTTATAGAAACACCGAGAGCTCCATTCTCAAGTGCCTTCCTCCTCAGTTCATCGAACCCAGGGATCGATCGTGACCTGCACTCATCTATGAAGGAGTAATTCATCCCCTCCCCGAAGATCCTAGCATCGTTCAAAGCTATACCTAGCATGAGGTGGGAGAGGTGTAAGCAGTGCTTTGAGAACTTATCTAGGGGCACTTCCTTCGGTATCAAATTCCTCATGTACTCGGTCTTGTTCTCAGGGACGTCGATCCAAGGTATCGCCAATAGGAACTCGAAGTCCAGTTTGAACTTGAGTATCTCCCTCCCTATTACGACTAGCCCACCGAAAAGGGAAGGAGCGACGTTATCTGGATGTGCTGATCCAGAAGAAATTCTCTCACCCTCACTAGCTGCTTTAACTAACTCCTCATCCTTCAAAACGCCTCCTAGCAAGATATCTATAGCTCTCACGGTAGCGGCAGCGGAAGCGCCGCTGCTACCGAGCCCCCTCCTAGGGGGGACACCCTTCCATATCCTTATCTTAGCATCTAACCTCTGCTCAGCCAACTTCAGGGCTGCTCTAGCAGCCTCAGCTGCAGAGTTCCTCTCTCCCAGGGGTATTGAGTTTGAATAGGGCCCCCTGACATCCACGACCTCGGCCCTACCATCCCCTTTAACGAGCTCCACCTCGACTATATCGTGGAAAGCATTCAGGGCCAGCCCAACTATATCGTAACCAGGTCCCAAGTTAGCGCTAGAGCAGAAAGCCCTCACCCTCGTCCGATCACCCCCCTTATCTCCTCAACAGCTTCCTCCACGCTAGATACCTCAATAGGCCTCGGAGTTGGTATTATATCGGGGTCCTTCAGAGCGTGGCCCGTGGCTATTAGCACCACTCTCTCATCCTCACTTATCTCCCTCCCCACGAGGTTCAGGTAAGCCGCGTATGGAGCTGCTGATGCGGGTTCGACGCCTATCCCCATCCTCCCCAGCATCATCTGGGCTTCCAATATCTCCTGATCACTCACATCAATCGCTATGCCACCGCTCTCCTCTAGAGCCAGTAATGCCTTAGGCCAGTTCACTGGTTTCCCTATCCTTATGGCAGTAGCTACTGTCTCGGGCCTCTCTAAGAACTCCATCCTCCCCTCCCTGAATGCCCTGACTATTGGGGAAGCCCCGCGAGCTTGCACTCCCACGAGTCTGGGGAGCCTATCGATTAACCCCAGGCTCTTGAGCTCCTTGAACCCCTTCCATAAAGCTGATATATTCCCAGCGTTACCCACCGGTAAGATTACCCAATCAGGGACGCCTAGCTCATCCGATATCTCATAAGCTAGGGTCTTCTGCCCCTCCAACCTCCAGGGATTGAATGAGTTGAGTGGGTAAAGTCCCAATTCCTTTCCAGATGCCTCTATTACCGCCTCTAGGGCTTCGTCGAAGGAGCCTCTTATCTCCACTATCGTAGCTCCGTGAAGGGAAGCTTGTGCGAGCTTCCCCTTAGCTACCTTTCCCTTAGGTAGGACTATGAAGCTCTTCAAACCTGCCCTAGCAGCATAAGCTGACATAGAAGCTGCAGTGTTTCCCGTAGAGGCGCAGATAACGCTCTTAACTCCTATCTCCTTCGCTATGCTTATAGCGACGGACATTCCCCTGTCCTTGAACGATCCAGTCGGATTGGTCCCCTCGAACTTGACGAACAAGTTACTCTTGAGCTCTATGAGGGGAGTTCCCCCCTCCCCCATCGTCACCGGATACCTCACTCTGGGGAGGAGCTCCCTATACCTCCAAACACCGAACTTCCTGCTCCTGAAATCCTCCCAAGAGACCTCGACATCTATTAGCTTCGGTTCGAGCAACCCATTGCATGAGGGGCACTTCATCAACCAGGGGTCCGGCTCATACGTGGCCCCGCAGCTCAAGCATATGAGCATGTAACTCTCGAGCATCGGGGGGAGCGAGTAAACTAGATTAATAACTTACTCCTCAATAATCCCTGGGGTGTCACCTTGGACCCTATCGAGGCATACGAGAGGGTTAAATCATCGATATTGGAGCATCATAAGTGGTTCGATTCATCCCTTCCGATGATAGCGAGCGAGAACGTAACAAGCCCCGCTGTTAGGAAGGCCATGACCTCGGATTTCGGTCACAGGTACGCTGAGGGGTGGGTGGGGGAGAGAGTCTACGCGGGGACTAAGTACATAGATGAAGTAGAATCGATAGCTATTGAACTCTTTAAGAAGATCTTCAACGTTAAGTTCGCTGATGTAAGGCCGATAAGCGGTGTGATCGCAAATTTAGCTGTATATACTGCATTCACTAACCCGGGTGATGTAGCCATGGCCCTCCCGATAACGAAGGGAGGGCACATAAGCATGGGGCCCCTGAGGGGGAGCGAGGGTCAGTTCATAGGGGGGACCGCTGGAGCTGTCAGGGGGCTGGATGTCAAGTACTTAGCCTTCGATGATCACAACATGAATGTAGATATTGATAAGAGCATAAAGAGGATAGAGGAGAACAAGCCCAAGTTAGTTATACTAGGGGGGAGCGTGATACTCTTCCCCCATCCCGTTAAGGAGCTCTCAGATGTATGCAAGTCAGTAGGGGCTCTTCTGCACTATGATGCAGCTCACGTAGCTGGCCTCATAGCTGGGAAGCAGTTCCAACAGCCTATGGAGGAGGGAGCGGATGTGATGAGTATGAGCACTCATAAGACTTTCTTCGGACCTCAGCATGGAGCAGTAGTTACTAACGATGAGGAGAAATTCGAGAGGATAAAATTAGCCAACTTCCCCGGTCTACTGAGCAATCACCACTTGCACTCTGTAGCAGCGTTAGCGCTCGCTGCAGCTGAGATGTTAGCATTCGGGGAGGAGTACGCGAGAGCTGTAGTGAGGAATGCTAAAGCCCTAGCTCAGGCACTCCATGATGAGGGCTTCTCAGTGGTAGCTGAGCACTTGGGCTTCACACAATCTCATCAAGTGCTCCTCGATGTTGACGCTCTTGGAGGAGGTTATAAATGCGAGAAGCTCTTAGAGGAGGCGAATATAATAGTCAATAGGAACTTACTGCCTTGGGACATAAAGAGGGGGAGGAGCTTCAAGGATCCCGGTGGCTTGAGGCTAGGTGTAGCTGAGTTGACGAGATTGGGCATGGGGGAGGAGGAGATGAGAGAAATAGCTAAGTTCTACAGGAAGGTCCTCTTGGATAAGGAAGACCCTAAGAAGGTAGCTGAGGAAGTGAGTGAGCTGAGGAAGAGGTTCAGGAACGTCAAGTATGCGTTCGAGGAGGGTCCGGCTTACGAGTATTGAGGACCTAATGAAGGATAAGAGGAGGGGGTCCCTAGAGATATTCGAGGATGCCCTCAATATCTTGATGGATATGGAAGACCCTTGCAATCACGCTCTAATGCTAGCTAGGGCCCATCCCGAGATGTCGGCTCTCGAGCATCTAGCTAGAGCTGCTTGCAGGGGCTCATTGATGAAGTTACGCGATTTCTTCGAGAGCTCTAAAGTGAGGCTCATCAAGACGTGCTCTAAGCATCTGAGTGAGCTGGGGGTCAGGATAGTAGCTACGATAAGCAGGAGTTCCTCTGTCATAAACTGCATTAAAGAGTACGGCCCTGAGGAAGTGATAGTGAGCGAATCCCTCCCCGGGGGAGAGGGGATCGAGACAGCCAGAATACTGAAGGAATCTGGATTCTCCGTGATACTGACTAGAGATTCCTTAATTCCTTGGATCTCCATGAGGAGGGGGGCTATTGGATTAGTCGGAGCTGATAGAGTGACTAGGACCCACTTGATAAATAAAGCCGGCACTCTGGCCCTAGCATCATCAGTAGGGACTGTAGCAGTAGCCGGCCTCCTGAAGCTGCACGATAGTTCCTATGAGATTAGGGAGGTCATAAAGGATAAGAGGGGGCTGAGATACATAGAGGCTAATTTCGATGAGACTCCGTTAGAGAGGTTCAAGTCCATAATATTCGAAGACATGACGCTCACGCATAAAGAAATAGGGAGGGCTTTCGATGAATTGAGAAAAATAATTGGTTAGATGAGCCCCGTGAAGGAGCCCATTCCCAAGAAGAATCCTATTAAGAGCATTATTATCCAAGCGACTAGGGATATGCCTGCTGCCTGAAGCCAGCCCACATTGAACCAAGATTTAAGTACCCAGATCCAGAGGATGAGGACTATTAACCCCTCTAGTACGCCCAAGGGGATTATGGAGAAGATGAAAGAGAGCAAGAATTCTATAATGGACCATACGAAGGCTAATGCTAGAACTGATATGATACCCTTCTCCTTCTCCCTAGGGAGCACTATCTTCTGGGCGAGCCATATCACTACCGCACTCACTACTAGTGTGACTATGAAACTCAAGAGACCCGATATGGATAGATCCATAACGGGCTAAGGGGGTCGCTCACTTATAATACTTACTACCCAATATCAGGGTGGGGCCGCTGAGAGTGGAGATCCCTAGGCATATAATCGAGGAGATACTGAGGCACGCTATGGAGGAGATGCCGAGGGAGGCTTGCGGCCTGCTCATAGGGTATATAGAGGGCTCTAGAGTCGTAGTGAGGGGAGTTCATAGGGCTAGGAATATGAGTGAGTCGCACTCGCTCTACGAAGTTGATCCCCAAGATATCTATAGGGCTATGAAGGAGGCAGAATCCTCCG is a window of Candidatus Korarchaeum sp. DNA encoding:
- a CDS encoding serine hydroxymethyltransferase → MDPIEAYERVKSSILEHHKWFDSSLPMIASENVTSPAVRKAMTSDFGHRYAEGWVGERVYAGTKYIDEVESIAIELFKKIFNVKFADVRPISGVIANLAVYTAFTNPGDVAMALPITKGGHISMGPLRGSEGQFIGGTAGAVRGLDVKYLAFDDHNMNVDIDKSIKRIEENKPKLVILGGSVILFPHPVKELSDVCKSVGALLHYDAAHVAGLIAGKQFQQPMEEGADVMSMSTHKTFFGPQHGAVVTNDEEKFERIKLANFPGLLSNHHLHSVAALALAAAEMLAFGEEYARAVVRNAKALAQALHDEGFSVVAEHLGFTQSHQVLLDVDALGGGYKCEKLLEEANIIVNRNLLPWDIKRGRSFKDPGGLRLGVAELTRLGMGEEEMREIAKFYRKVLLDKEDPKKVAEEVSELRKRFRNVKYAFEEGPAYEY
- a CDS encoding homoserine kinase, which translates into the protein MRAFCSSANLGPGYDIVGLALNAFHDIVEVELVKGDGRAEVVDVRGPYSNSIPLGERNSAAEAARAALKLAEQRLDAKIRIWKGVPPRRGLGSSGASAAATVRAIDILLGGVLKDEELVKAASEGERISSGSAHPDNVAPSLFGGLVVIGREILKFKLDFEFLLAIPWIDVPENKTEYMRNLIPKEVPLDKFSKHCLHLSHLMLGIALNDARIFGEGMNYSFIDECRSRSIPGFDELRRKALENGALGVSISGAGPSILILCEDCPRVSRVLRDEFKRIGVPATILEASPAGGASAL
- the thrC gene encoding threonine synthase yields the protein MLESYMLICLSCGATYEPDPWLMKCPSCNGLLEPKLIDVEVSWEDFRSRKFGVWRYRELLPRVRYPVTMGEGGTPLIELKSNLFVKFEGTNPTGSFKDRGMSVAISIAKEIGVKSVICASTGNTAASMSAYAARAGLKSFIVLPKGKVAKGKLAQASLHGATIVEIRGSFDEALEAVIEASGKELGLYPLNSFNPWRLEGQKTLAYEISDELGVPDWVILPVGNAGNISALWKGFKELKSLGLIDRLPRLVGVQARGASPIVRAFREGRMEFLERPETVATAIRIGKPVNWPKALLALEESGGIAIDVSDQEILEAQMMLGRMGIGVEPASAAPYAAYLNLVGREISEDERVVLIATGHALKDPDIIPTPRPIEVSSVEEAVEEIRGVIGRG
- a CDS encoding M67 family metallopeptidase, with product MGPLRVEIPRHIIEEILRHAMEEMPREACGLLIGYIEGSRVVVRGVHRARNMSESHSLYEVDPQDIYRAMKEAESSGLELIGVYHSHPIGTPTPSKIDEERAIPGLIYLIVSGSGDFKAFKLARGRFEELEISDTPPEGLH